From Pseudarthrobacter equi, a single genomic window includes:
- the mtrB gene encoding MtrAB system histidine kinase MtrB — protein MSPGFRQFAFRVRIWQRRAVIVSLRVARLVKTGILRFLPALRYVGRALQKRWRRSLQFRTVLTTLLLAVTSFAVVGAYLSNQIANNLFQERLTQAESETRYNVKQVQETFDGAQVTDQSSVITLVYDTLNAVEGRGSVIQRRYVFEAMPEQTKPRNRWVESRASDQLTVSVIPPELRKAVQESGKDQYWASTVIPVGTEDRPGIAVGNKVTFNGTVYELYLIYDLNTAQQTLDEIQSVLWAGGAVLVLLIGAVAWYVTRNVVSPVSHAAMVSEKLAAGQLQERMVVRGEDEVARLGASFNHMAASLQEQITQLATLSQMQQRFVSDVSHELRTPLTTVRMAAEVLYDARDDFDPINKRSAELLYNQVERFQSLLSDLLEISRFDAGVAVLDAEPEDILHVIAHVIEGASPVAAEYGSEIVLSAPAGAIVVDMDARRIDRILRNLILNAVEHGEGRPVTVTVAASETAVGIAVRDHGIGMEPAEAARVFDRFWRADPARARTTGGSGLGLSIAAEDTKLHNGWLQAWGRKGSGANFRLTLPLRQGEEIGNSPVQLEPEDNITTGEPGSVPREPDTRNILVLETGAARLAPVPTTKENP, from the coding sequence ATCAGTCCCGGATTCAGGCAGTTCGCCTTCCGCGTGCGGATCTGGCAGCGCCGTGCCGTCATTGTCAGCCTCAGGGTGGCCCGGCTGGTCAAAACCGGCATTCTCCGTTTCCTGCCGGCACTGCGCTACGTCGGACGCGCCCTGCAGAAGCGTTGGCGCCGTTCCCTGCAGTTCAGGACTGTCCTCACCACGCTGCTTCTGGCCGTCACGTCCTTCGCCGTAGTTGGCGCCTACCTGTCGAACCAGATCGCCAACAACCTTTTCCAGGAACGGCTGACGCAGGCCGAATCGGAAACCCGGTACAACGTCAAGCAGGTCCAGGAGACGTTCGACGGCGCCCAGGTCACCGACCAGTCAAGCGTCATCACGCTGGTCTACGACACCCTGAACGCGGTGGAAGGCCGCGGCTCCGTGATCCAGCGCCGCTATGTCTTCGAAGCCATGCCGGAGCAGACCAAGCCACGGAACCGCTGGGTGGAATCCCGGGCCTCTGACCAGCTGACTGTCAGTGTCATCCCCCCGGAGCTCCGCAAGGCGGTCCAGGAATCCGGCAAGGACCAGTACTGGGCGTCCACAGTGATCCCTGTGGGCACCGAGGACCGGCCAGGCATCGCCGTCGGAAACAAGGTGACCTTCAACGGCACCGTTTATGAGCTGTACCTGATCTATGACCTCAACACGGCGCAGCAGACCCTGGACGAGATCCAAAGCGTCCTCTGGGCCGGCGGCGCAGTGCTGGTTCTCCTGATCGGTGCGGTGGCCTGGTACGTCACCCGCAACGTGGTCAGCCCGGTCAGCCACGCAGCGATGGTGTCGGAGAAACTGGCCGCCGGGCAATTGCAGGAACGCATGGTGGTGCGCGGCGAGGACGAGGTGGCCCGGTTGGGCGCCTCGTTCAACCACATGGCTGCCAGCCTGCAGGAGCAAATCACCCAGCTCGCCACACTCTCGCAGATGCAGCAGCGTTTTGTGTCCGACGTGTCCCACGAACTGCGCACTCCCTTGACCACCGTCAGGATGGCGGCCGAGGTACTGTACGACGCCCGTGACGATTTCGACCCCATTAACAAGCGGTCTGCCGAGTTGCTCTACAACCAGGTGGAGCGGTTTCAGTCGCTGCTCTCGGACCTGCTGGAGATCTCCCGCTTCGACGCCGGTGTGGCCGTGCTGGATGCCGAACCGGAAGACATCCTCCACGTCATCGCGCACGTTATCGAGGGCGCGTCGCCCGTAGCCGCGGAATACGGCTCAGAGATCGTTCTGAGTGCACCAGCCGGGGCCATCGTTGTGGACATGGACGCGCGCCGGATCGACAGGATCCTGCGGAACCTGATCCTGAACGCCGTCGAACACGGTGAGGGCAGGCCGGTGACCGTCACTGTGGCAGCCAGCGAAACCGCCGTCGGCATCGCTGTCCGTGACCATGGCATCGGCATGGAACCGGCTGAGGCGGCCCGGGTCTTTGACCGGTTCTGGCGCGCGGACCCTGCCCGCGCCCGGACCACCGGCGGCAGCGGCCTGGGACTGTCCATAGCCGCGGAGGACACCAAACTCCACAACGGCTGGCTGCAGGCATGGGGGAGGAAAGGCAGCGGGGCAAACTTCCGGCTCACCCTGCCGCTGCGCCAAGGCGAAGAGATCGGCAACTCGCCCGTGCAGCTCGAACCCGAAGACAACATCACCACGGGCGAACCGGGCAGCGTTCCCCGGGAACCCGACACCAGGAACATCCTGGTCCTGGAAACCGGAGCGGCGCGGTTGGCGCCGGTGCCGACGACGAAGGAGAACCCATGA
- a CDS encoding DUF4166 domain-containing protein has translation MNAPIYKQALGADFSRLQPELQEYFSLVPGSGRYGVGEGTFDVVGCRQSWLRPLMRLTSSEEAFFPEYGENVPFRIENHAHLDPFGRSSLTARREIRFTGRTRMFQDTTSVNQRSDLQEQGEGKKPSGGTPLVDYVGRCRRMVTDLNLSVTPEGRLRGVSEASRLFLGPLRIPLPSALDAKAYAEQWWDPAEGPAGRHRIQVKVIQPQIGLVLVYAGSFDYRLRPYTGGSSAQSFLPRYAQPDRWENRT, from the coding sequence ATGAACGCACCGATCTATAAGCAGGCCCTGGGCGCGGACTTCAGCCGGCTCCAGCCGGAACTCCAGGAGTACTTTTCCCTGGTGCCCGGCTCGGGGCGGTACGGCGTGGGCGAGGGAACGTTCGACGTCGTGGGCTGCCGCCAATCCTGGCTGCGCCCACTCATGCGGCTTACCAGCAGCGAAGAGGCGTTCTTTCCGGAGTACGGCGAGAATGTCCCGTTCCGGATCGAGAACCACGCGCACCTCGATCCCTTCGGCCGTTCCAGCCTGACAGCACGGCGGGAGATCCGCTTTACGGGCCGCACCCGGATGTTCCAGGACACCACCAGCGTCAACCAGCGGAGCGACCTGCAAGAGCAGGGCGAGGGGAAGAAGCCGAGCGGCGGAACCCCTCTGGTGGACTACGTGGGACGGTGCCGGCGGATGGTCACCGACCTGAACCTCAGCGTGACCCCGGAGGGCAGGCTGCGCGGCGTATCCGAAGCCTCCCGCCTGTTCCTCGGGCCGCTGCGCATTCCCCTGCCGTCTGCGCTCGACGCCAAAGCCTACGCCGAGCAATGGTGGGATCCGGCCGAGGGCCCCGCCGGCAGGCACCGCATCCAGGTCAAGGTCATCCAGCCGCAGATCGGCTTGGTGCTGGTGTACGCCGGCAGCTTCGATTACCGGCTGCGGCCTTACACCGGGGGCAGCTCCGCCCAGAGTTTCCTGCCGCGGTACGCACAGCCGGATCGATGGGAAAACCGGACCTGA
- a CDS encoding DUF4350 domain-containing protein, whose protein sequence is MTGPATVAAREAVAGQATRRSFRARLRRHRGVAAFGALVAVGLGLVIWGQLAPKGDVVPLSVSNAGPGGARAIAQILGNHGVQVHDVRNYDAAMAALDGSSSATLLLYDRNGALDEERLRDLADSSARVVVVSPRLETLRALDSDIRQAGVVPDGTPALDPGCSLPDARAAGQVTGGSGFVYDGGTTCFRPSGSAAGVLAASTDGRLVVLGSTAVLGNERLDELGNAALGLRLLGGSPDLVWYLPSVEDMDLTGSPRTLDELAPDWVRFLGPWLVVVALAAIAWRGRRHGPLVFEPLPVVVKAVETAEGRARLYHDYRALDQARDNLRAGTLSRLAVALRLGPGATAEAIVDATARHLATPASTVSGLINEHPRSEARLVAWARELHTLEKEVKRR, encoded by the coding sequence ATGACCGGACCCGCGACGGTGGCTGCCCGGGAAGCGGTCGCGGGGCAAGCTACCCGTCGGTCCTTCCGGGCCCGGCTGCGCCGCCACCGGGGAGTGGCAGCATTCGGCGCGCTGGTGGCCGTCGGGCTGGGCCTGGTGATTTGGGGCCAGTTGGCGCCCAAGGGAGACGTCGTCCCGCTGTCCGTGAGCAATGCCGGTCCCGGCGGCGCCCGCGCCATCGCCCAAATCCTTGGCAACCACGGGGTGCAGGTCCACGACGTCCGGAACTACGACGCTGCAATGGCTGCCCTGGACGGCAGTTCGTCCGCTACCCTCCTGCTTTACGACCGGAACGGAGCCCTGGACGAGGAGCGCCTCCGTGACCTCGCGGACTCAAGTGCCCGGGTGGTGGTGGTCTCACCACGCCTCGAGACGCTCCGCGCCCTGGACAGTGACATCCGGCAGGCAGGCGTTGTGCCGGACGGCACGCCCGCGCTGGACCCCGGCTGCTCCCTCCCGGATGCGCGGGCGGCAGGCCAGGTCACCGGCGGGTCAGGATTCGTGTACGACGGCGGGACCACCTGTTTCCGCCCGTCCGGCTCGGCCGCCGGGGTGCTCGCGGCCAGCACTGACGGCAGGCTGGTGGTCCTCGGCAGCACCGCAGTCCTGGGAAACGAGCGGCTGGACGAACTGGGAAATGCCGCCCTCGGGCTGCGGCTGCTGGGTGGCTCGCCTGACCTCGTGTGGTACCTGCCGTCCGTGGAGGACATGGACCTCACCGGATCGCCGCGGACCCTCGACGAGTTGGCACCGGACTGGGTGCGCTTCCTGGGCCCATGGCTGGTTGTCGTCGCCCTCGCCGCCATCGCCTGGCGCGGCCGGAGGCACGGGCCGTTGGTCTTCGAGCCCCTTCCCGTCGTGGTCAAGGCGGTGGAGACTGCCGAGGGCCGCGCCCGGCTCTACCACGATTACCGGGCCCTGGATCAGGCCCGGGACAACCTGCGCGCGGGCACGTTGTCCCGCCTCGCCGTAGCCCTCCGGCTTGGTCCGGGAGCCACCGCTGAGGCCATCGTTGATGCCACGGCACGGCACTTGGCTACGCCTGCATCCACGGTCAGCGGCCTTATCAATGAACATCCCCGCAGCGAGGCCCGCCTGGTGGCCTGGGCCCGGGAACTGCACACCCTGGAGAAAGAGGTCAAAAGACGATGA
- a CDS encoding uroporphyrinogen decarboxylase/cobalamine-independent methonine synthase family protein — protein MTAQHPGVSAPAPEQLLPTEVTATALGQWPGDDPYEAMRIIRGELGSPHLPFLPELPARGVGSDALGRTASLLEELAVDVQPFGWRLVDRPGKDYRRAASALSTDINILADVAGAEDSPAPEIKIQLVGPMSLAAGLHLHNGERALIDYGARRDLAASLAAGVGSYLGRVAAAVPGARLVVQLDEPDIAAVLAGTIPTASGYRTLRAVAGSEARESWRLVLDALRAAGAVETVIAVPEVEAPFEQILAAGADGVAVPLKALTTRQWEQLAGASEAGKRLWIGALDVAGTARTKTADCVDAVWRPWRQLGLPAAAISSVRITPSSGLAAVTPSRAKELLGQLTKVADGLNQQALG, from the coding sequence GTGACCGCCCAACACCCAGGGGTTTCCGCTCCGGCGCCGGAACAGCTCCTGCCCACGGAAGTGACCGCCACGGCACTCGGGCAGTGGCCCGGTGACGACCCCTACGAAGCAATGCGGATCATCCGCGGCGAACTCGGCAGCCCGCACCTGCCGTTCCTCCCGGAACTCCCGGCCCGCGGCGTCGGCTCCGACGCATTGGGGCGCACCGCGTCCCTCCTTGAAGAGCTGGCCGTCGATGTGCAGCCCTTCGGCTGGCGCCTGGTGGACCGGCCGGGCAAGGATTACCGCCGCGCGGCCTCGGCGTTGTCCACGGACATCAACATCCTGGCCGATGTGGCGGGCGCAGAAGACAGCCCTGCCCCGGAAATCAAGATTCAGCTGGTCGGCCCGATGAGCCTGGCCGCGGGACTGCACCTGCATAACGGTGAGCGTGCCTTGATCGACTATGGTGCCCGGCGGGACCTCGCGGCGTCGCTGGCTGCCGGCGTGGGAAGCTACCTCGGCAGGGTGGCGGCCGCCGTGCCCGGAGCCCGGCTGGTTGTCCAGCTGGACGAACCGGATATCGCTGCGGTGCTGGCCGGCACTATCCCCACGGCCAGCGGCTACCGTACCCTCCGCGCGGTGGCGGGTTCCGAAGCCCGGGAGTCGTGGCGCCTCGTACTGGACGCATTACGTGCCGCCGGCGCCGTGGAAACTGTTATTGCGGTACCTGAGGTGGAGGCGCCGTTCGAACAGATCCTCGCGGCCGGTGCGGACGGAGTTGCCGTGCCGCTCAAGGCGCTGACCACCCGCCAGTGGGAACAGCTGGCGGGCGCCTCTGAAGCTGGAAAGCGGCTCTGGATCGGTGCGCTGGACGTGGCCGGCACTGCACGGACGAAGACCGCTGACTGCGTTGACGCCGTGTGGCGCCCGTGGCGGCAGCTTGGTCTTCCTGCCGCCGCCATCAGCAGCGTCCGGATCACACCCTCATCCGGGCTGGCCGCCGTCACCCCGTCCCGGGCAAAGGAACTCCTGGGCCAGCTGACCAAGGTGGCCGACGGGCTGAACCAGCAGGCCCTCGGCTAG
- a CDS encoding DUF58 domain-containing protein: protein MAISGRFVLLVLLGLVPVLLLPGWGSFFAVAAVLAAVAGADLALAGSPRLLQLVRSGPVNVALNAPVHAALTIHNNGRRRVRGSFRDAWQPSAGAANPIQLVDVPAGESRRAAVVLRPVRRGDLKSPHVTFRSFGPMRLAARQRTVISAGSIRVLPPFNSRRHLPSKLQKLRELDGKAAVQIRGAGTEFDSLRDYVRGDDVRSIDWRATARRSAVVVRTWRPERDRRVVMVLDTSRTAAARIDDETRLDSGLEAALLLGILAERGGDRVDFLAFDRRARVRAGTAGKGNLLGRLVQAMAPLEPELIEMDWAAVPAEVRAVTAHRSLVVLLTSLDGGAPEEGLIPAAAQLAAQHVVVVAAVRDPQLGAMLAERSDAAGVFRAAAAERALLQRAAVSAELRRFGVEVVDAEPHQLPPGLADMYIRLKAAGRL from the coding sequence ATGGCCATTTCCGGGCGTTTCGTCCTCCTGGTACTGCTGGGGCTTGTACCGGTCCTGCTGCTGCCGGGGTGGGGCTCGTTCTTCGCCGTGGCCGCTGTGCTAGCAGCCGTTGCAGGCGCTGACCTTGCCTTGGCCGGATCGCCCCGCTTGCTGCAGCTGGTCCGCAGCGGGCCCGTCAACGTTGCCCTCAACGCGCCGGTGCACGCCGCGCTCACCATCCATAACAACGGACGGCGCCGCGTGCGCGGCAGTTTCCGCGACGCCTGGCAGCCTTCGGCCGGGGCGGCCAACCCAATCCAGCTGGTGGACGTGCCCGCGGGCGAAAGCCGGCGTGCCGCCGTCGTGCTCCGGCCCGTCCGGCGCGGCGACCTGAAATCGCCGCATGTCACCTTCCGTTCCTTCGGCCCCATGAGGCTTGCCGCCCGGCAGCGGACCGTCATTTCGGCCGGGTCGATCCGGGTGCTTCCGCCGTTCAATTCGCGGCGGCACCTGCCCTCGAAGCTGCAGAAACTCCGCGAGCTCGACGGCAAGGCGGCGGTCCAGATCCGCGGCGCCGGCACCGAGTTCGACTCCCTGCGCGACTACGTCCGGGGCGACGACGTCCGCTCCATTGACTGGCGGGCAACGGCGCGGCGCTCCGCCGTGGTGGTGCGGACCTGGCGTCCCGAACGGGACCGCCGCGTGGTGATGGTGCTGGACACTTCCCGCACCGCGGCGGCAAGGATCGACGACGAGACGCGGCTGGACAGCGGCCTGGAAGCTGCCCTGCTGCTTGGCATCCTCGCCGAGCGCGGCGGAGACCGGGTGGACTTCCTCGCTTTCGACCGCAGGGCACGGGTCCGGGCTGGCACCGCGGGCAAGGGCAACCTGCTGGGACGGCTAGTCCAGGCCATGGCACCGCTGGAACCGGAACTCATCGAGATGGACTGGGCCGCCGTTCCCGCCGAGGTACGGGCGGTAACTGCCCACCGCTCCCTGGTGGTGCTGCTGACCAGCCTCGACGGAGGCGCACCGGAGGAAGGCCTCATTCCCGCGGCGGCGCAGCTGGCCGCACAGCACGTGGTGGTGGTGGCCGCGGTGCGTGACCCCCAACTGGGCGCCATGTTGGCCGAACGCAGCGATGCTGCAGGAGTCTTCAGGGCAGCTGCCGCCGAACGTGCACTCCTCCAGCGTGCCGCCGTCAGCGCTGAACTCCGCCGTTTTGGCGTGGAGGTGGTGGATGCCGAACCGCACCAGCTGCCACCCGGGCTGGCCGACATGTACATCCGGCTCAAGGCTGCCGGTAGATTGTGA
- a CDS encoding DUF7847 domain-containing protein has product MAGQDSGREEPAGAEQPSDGSREPRPGQSQHGSGGNQRSRSDDGWVAPNRETAGEGKGTWGGTPSWGPPGPWSQQPGGSPDQPGQAQPGPGQPPYGQQAPWNGPPPAYPGAAYPQQPYGTPYAPGSGNQYGNQFGSPYGQPRYVAPPKPGIVPLRPLMFGEILDGSFQAIRRNPKAMLGAALLAQSLSAILAAVVTAVSATSAGSIEAWVEGASPADLAGVGFGFAGAILVASILTLVISAVLQGAMVVPVARSILNRPTGFRQMWALAKSRAGALIGLAALLMAAVLLAFVIFGGVAFALIAGTDRAAGALFLIPLVPAFIAVFAWIAIKVMVAPAAVVIEEVGPIAALRRSWQLTRANWWRIFGMTLVVSLLVGVISQVVMIPVSLLTSFLGTVVSPHGGSGQDAGMAVAIGIATAVLGALVGALGYAFQTSVMALLYMDLRMRKDGLDITLLRLLETGADPDGVPGRGAAFTAPGHGSQGPSGSAWPDVR; this is encoded by the coding sequence GTGGCAGGACAGGATTCAGGCCGGGAGGAACCGGCCGGAGCGGAGCAGCCCTCCGACGGTTCCCGGGAACCGCGGCCAGGCCAAAGCCAGCACGGCAGCGGCGGGAACCAGCGGAGCCGGAGCGATGACGGATGGGTGGCTCCGAACCGGGAAACTGCCGGCGAAGGCAAGGGGACGTGGGGTGGCACCCCGTCGTGGGGTCCCCCCGGGCCATGGTCCCAGCAGCCGGGCGGCAGCCCAGACCAACCAGGCCAAGCCCAGCCGGGGCCGGGCCAACCGCCGTACGGACAGCAGGCCCCGTGGAACGGTCCCCCGCCGGCTTACCCGGGCGCAGCTTATCCGCAGCAGCCCTACGGAACGCCCTATGCACCCGGCTCCGGGAACCAGTACGGCAACCAGTTTGGGAGCCCCTACGGACAGCCCCGCTATGTTGCCCCACCTAAGCCCGGCATCGTTCCGCTGCGGCCACTGATGTTCGGCGAAATCCTTGACGGCTCCTTCCAGGCCATCCGCCGGAACCCGAAAGCCATGCTGGGTGCCGCCCTGCTGGCGCAATCGCTCTCGGCGATACTCGCCGCCGTCGTCACGGCCGTGTCCGCCACATCTGCCGGCTCCATCGAAGCCTGGGTGGAGGGCGCCAGTCCCGCGGACTTGGCCGGAGTGGGATTCGGCTTCGCCGGCGCCATCCTGGTGGCCAGTATCCTGACGCTCGTTATTTCTGCGGTGCTGCAGGGCGCCATGGTGGTGCCGGTGGCCCGCTCGATCCTCAACAGGCCCACAGGGTTCCGCCAGATGTGGGCCCTCGCCAAGTCCAGGGCCGGTGCGCTGATTGGCCTCGCTGCGCTGCTGATGGCAGCCGTGCTGCTTGCTTTCGTGATATTCGGTGGCGTGGCGTTCGCGCTCATCGCCGGCACCGACCGGGCAGCCGGGGCGCTGTTCCTGATTCCCCTTGTCCCTGCCTTCATTGCAGTGTTTGCCTGGATTGCCATCAAGGTCATGGTGGCCCCGGCCGCGGTGGTCATCGAGGAAGTGGGTCCGATCGCCGCCCTCCGCCGGTCCTGGCAACTGACCCGCGCCAACTGGTGGCGGATCTTCGGAATGACCCTGGTGGTAAGTCTTCTTGTGGGCGTGATCAGCCAGGTGGTGATGATCCCGGTCAGCCTGCTGACCAGTTTCCTCGGCACCGTGGTCTCACCCCACGGCGGATCCGGGCAGGACGCGGGGATGGCGGTGGCTATAGGCATCGCCACCGCTGTCCTCGGCGCCCTGGTGGGCGCGCTGGGTTACGCGTTCCAGACGTCGGTGATGGCCTTGCTGTACATGGACCTCCGCATGCGGAAGGACGGCCTGGACATCACACTCCTCCGCCTGCTCGAGACGGGCGCTGATCCCGACGGCGTTCCAGGCCGGGGTGCGGCATTCACCGCACCGGGCCACGGTTCCCAGGGACCGTCCGGAAGTGCATGGCCGGATGTCCGCTGA
- a CDS encoding AAA family ATPase — protein sequence MSEHGSGQQVLDPMEHDSARQALLDVRHEVAKAVVGQDATVTGLLIALLSQGHVLLEGVPGVAKTLLVRALSAALDLETKRVQFTPDLMPGDVTGSLVYDSHTSEFTFREGPVFTNLLLADEINRTPPKTQASLLEAMEERQVSVDGEPRPLPTPFLVAATQNPVEYEGTYPLPEAQLDRFLLKLTMPLPERGDEMEVIRRHAAGFDPRDLAAAGVRPVADARDLERARQAVATVDVAPEIIGYIVDLVRATRTAPSFLLGVSPRGATALLNTSRAWAWLSGRTFVTPDDVKALALPCLRHRVALQPEAQMDGVQVDDVLGSILASVPVPR from the coding sequence ATGAGTGAACATGGCAGCGGCCAGCAGGTCCTTGACCCGATGGAGCACGATTCCGCCCGGCAGGCGCTCCTGGATGTCCGGCATGAAGTGGCCAAAGCCGTGGTGGGACAGGACGCTACCGTCACCGGCCTGCTGATAGCCCTGCTGTCGCAAGGCCATGTCCTCTTAGAGGGGGTGCCCGGCGTTGCCAAGACCCTGCTGGTGCGGGCATTGTCCGCGGCACTGGATCTGGAGACCAAGCGGGTCCAGTTCACCCCGGACCTCATGCCCGGCGACGTGACAGGGTCGCTGGTCTACGATTCCCACACGTCCGAATTTACGTTCCGGGAGGGGCCGGTCTTCACCAACCTGCTGCTGGCCGACGAAATCAACAGGACCCCGCCCAAGACGCAGGCTTCGCTGCTCGAAGCCATGGAAGAACGCCAGGTCTCGGTGGACGGGGAGCCCCGCCCTTTGCCGACGCCCTTCCTGGTTGCCGCCACGCAGAACCCGGTGGAGTACGAGGGGACCTATCCCCTCCCGGAGGCGCAGCTGGACCGGTTCCTGCTCAAGCTCACCATGCCGTTGCCGGAGCGCGGAGACGAGATGGAAGTCATCAGGCGCCACGCGGCGGGTTTCGACCCCCGGGACCTGGCAGCGGCGGGTGTGCGTCCCGTAGCGGATGCCCGTGACCTGGAGCGGGCCAGGCAGGCAGTGGCCACCGTGGACGTAGCCCCCGAAATCATCGGATACATCGTTGACCTCGTGCGGGCTACCCGGACTGCCCCGTCCTTCCTGCTGGGTGTATCGCCGCGCGGGGCGACAGCACTACTCAACACGTCCCGGGCCTGGGCATGGCTGTCCGGCCGGACGTTCGTCACGCCGGACGACGTCAAGGCGCTCGCCCTCCCCTGCCTGCGGCACCGGGTGGCCTTGCAGCCGGAAGCACAGATGGACGGGGTGCAGGTGGATGATGTGCTGGGCAGCATCCTGGCGTCGGTCCCCGTTCCGCGCTGA
- a CDS encoding DUF4129 domain-containing protein produces the protein MSAEPPVLPDADKARRWAAEELAKPEYRDVEPSWLETAWRNFLEWLGSLDGPSGPAGSVPTPVIGIVIVLVLAVAIVLARPRLNPAARKPKDVFGADSTLSSTDYRQRAAEAAAAGKWDDAVVDRFRALVRSAEDRAVIDPQPGRTADEAARELSVPFSAEAQRLAQAAAAFDAVRYGNRPAGSAEYQDMVRLDDALAAAKPERPVDRNQPAVLP, from the coding sequence ATGTCCGCTGAACCCCCGGTGCTTCCCGACGCGGACAAGGCACGCAGGTGGGCCGCGGAGGAGCTGGCAAAGCCTGAGTACCGGGACGTTGAGCCGTCCTGGCTGGAGACCGCGTGGCGGAACTTCCTCGAGTGGCTGGGTTCCCTGGACGGGCCCTCGGGTCCTGCCGGGTCGGTTCCCACCCCGGTCATAGGCATCGTTATCGTCCTGGTCCTGGCCGTGGCCATTGTCCTGGCCCGCCCACGGCTCAACCCGGCCGCCCGGAAGCCGAAGGATGTCTTTGGTGCTGACAGCACCCTCAGTTCCACCGACTACCGCCAGCGCGCCGCTGAGGCCGCGGCCGCCGGAAAGTGGGACGACGCCGTCGTCGACCGTTTCCGTGCCCTGGTGCGCTCCGCCGAGGACAGGGCCGTCATCGATCCGCAGCCGGGCCGGACCGCGGATGAAGCCGCACGCGAACTCTCCGTGCCGTTCAGCGCTGAGGCGCAGCGGCTGGCCCAGGCAGCCGCTGCCTTCGACGCGGTCCGCTACGGCAACAGGCCTGCCGGCAGCGCGGAGTACCAGGACATGGTCCGGCTCGACGACGCCCTGGCGGCAGCCAAGCCCGAACGTCCTGTGGACCGGAATCAGCCGGCGGTCCTGCCATGA
- the mtrA gene encoding MtrAB system response regulator MtrA produces MKARILVVDDDEALAEMIGIVLRNDGFEPVFCADGAQALDIFRSSRPDLVLLDLMLPGVDGIEVCRQVRAESDVPIVMLTAKADTSDVVRGLESGADDYVPKPFKPAELVARVRARLRPGDQKAPETLRIADITIDVAGHTVSRGSERISLTPLEFDLLVALARKPWQVFTRELLLEQVWGYRHAADTRLVNVHVQRLRSKIEQDPEAPEVVLTVRGVGYKAGA; encoded by the coding sequence ATGAAGGCACGCATTCTGGTGGTTGACGATGACGAAGCGCTGGCCGAAATGATTGGAATTGTTCTTCGCAATGACGGCTTTGAACCCGTCTTCTGCGCGGACGGCGCCCAGGCGCTTGACATCTTCCGGTCATCGCGGCCGGACCTGGTCCTGCTGGACCTTATGCTCCCCGGGGTGGACGGCATCGAGGTCTGCCGGCAGGTCCGCGCTGAGTCGGACGTGCCCATCGTCATGCTCACCGCTAAGGCGGACACGTCCGACGTCGTCCGGGGCCTTGAATCCGGGGCCGATGATTACGTGCCAAAACCGTTCAAGCCCGCCGAACTCGTGGCACGGGTGCGGGCCAGGCTCCGCCCGGGAGACCAGAAGGCACCGGAAACTCTGCGGATCGCGGACATCACCATTGACGTTGCCGGGCACACGGTAAGCCGCGGGAGCGAACGGATCTCCCTGACGCCGCTGGAATTCGACCTGCTGGTGGCCCTTGCCCGCAAGCCGTGGCAGGTTTTCACCCGTGAACTGCTGCTTGAACAGGTATGGGGTTACCGCCACGCGGCAGACACCCGCCTGGTCAACGTCCATGTCCAGCGCCTGCGGTCCAAGATCGAGCAGGACCCGGAAGCTCCGGAAGTTGTATTGACGGTGCGTGGTGTCGGCTACAAAGCAGGGGCCTGA
- a CDS encoding chorismate mutase, protein MTQHNLHSSDSDDFDPAASSLAGQVDQSVMAELLSIRSSIDNIDATLVYLLAERFKATQKVGFLKANHRLPAGDPGREAAQIARLRRLAEDAHLDPAFAEKFLNFIIGEVIRHHEAIAEDHQAATGRQAQAPTRA, encoded by the coding sequence ATGACGCAGCACAACCTCCATTCTTCCGATTCCGACGATTTCGACCCCGCAGCCAGTTCGCTGGCCGGGCAGGTCGACCAGTCGGTGATGGCTGAACTGCTGTCAATCCGCTCCAGCATCGACAACATCGATGCGACCCTGGTGTACCTGCTGGCCGAGCGGTTCAAGGCAACGCAGAAAGTCGGATTCCTCAAAGCCAACCACCGCCTGCCTGCGGGCGATCCCGGGCGGGAAGCGGCGCAGATCGCAAGGCTGCGGAGGCTCGCCGAGGACGCTCACCTGGATCCGGCGTTCGCCGAGAAGTTCCTTAACTTCATCATTGGCGAAGTGATCCGGCACCACGAAGCCATTGCCGAGGACCACCAGGCGGCGACTGGCCGGCAGGCGCAGGCGCCGACGCGAGCGTGA